A single window of Agromyces aureus DNA harbors:
- the dapE gene encoding succinyl-diaminopimelate desuccinylase: MPDETPAPLDPTADSVTLTKAICDIPSVSGDETVLADLVEQALAAASHLELHRDGDTIVARTHLGRERRVVIAGHLDTVPINGNVPTRFEREDGVDYLWGRGTTDMKGGVAVALKLAVELADPVYDVTWMFYDHEEVSADLNGLKRLAEARPDLFEADFAILGESSNGQVEGGCNGTLRVELRATGTRSHTSRPWMGVNAIHALAPALDRLAAFEAETVDVEGLAYREGLSAVGIRGGVAGNVVPDEAVLTVNYRFAPSRTVDEAIEAMRRLFPEYELTVTDASAGARPGLHDPFVQGFLAAVGAEARPKYGWTDVARFSALGVPAVNYGPGDPSLAHTDDERVRLDAIVACEVGLRSWLTGA; encoded by the coding sequence ATGCCCGACGAGACGCCAGCCCCGCTCGATCCGACCGCCGACTCGGTGACGCTCACGAAGGCGATCTGCGACATCCCGAGCGTCTCGGGCGACGAGACCGTGCTCGCCGATCTCGTCGAGCAGGCGCTCGCCGCGGCATCCCACCTCGAGCTGCACCGCGACGGCGACACGATCGTCGCGCGCACGCACCTCGGGCGCGAGCGCCGGGTCGTGATCGCCGGGCACCTCGACACCGTGCCGATCAACGGCAACGTGCCGACCCGCTTCGAGCGCGAGGACGGCGTCGACTACCTCTGGGGTCGGGGCACGACCGACATGAAGGGCGGGGTCGCGGTCGCGCTCAAGCTCGCGGTCGAACTCGCCGACCCGGTCTACGACGTCACCTGGATGTTCTACGACCACGAGGAGGTCTCCGCCGACCTCAACGGGCTCAAGCGTCTCGCCGAGGCGCGGCCCGATCTGTTCGAGGCCGACTTCGCGATCCTCGGGGAGTCCTCGAACGGGCAGGTCGAGGGCGGCTGCAACGGCACGCTGCGCGTCGAGCTTCGCGCGACCGGCACGCGTTCGCACACGTCTCGGCCCTGGATGGGCGTGAACGCCATCCACGCGCTGGCTCCGGCGCTCGACCGGCTCGCCGCATTCGAGGCCGAGACCGTCGACGTCGAGGGGCTCGCGTACCGCGAAGGGCTCAGCGCGGTCGGCATCCGCGGCGGCGTGGCCGGCAACGTCGTGCCCGACGAGGCCGTGCTCACGGTCAACTACCGCTTCGCGCCCAGCCGCACGGTCGACGAGGCGATCGAGGCCATGCGAAGGCTCTTCCCCGAGTACGAGCTGACGGTGACGGATGCCTCGGCCGGCGCCCGGCCGGGGCTCCACGACCCGTTCGTGCAGGGGTTCCTGGCGGCGGTCGGCGCCGAGGCGCGACCCAAGTACGGGTGGACGGATGTCGCGCGCTTCAGCGCCCTCGGCGTGCCCGCGGTGAACTACGGGCCAGGCGACCCGAGCCTCGCGCACACCGACGACGAGCGCGTGCGCCTCGACGCCATCGTCGCGTGCGAGGTCGGACTGCGTTCGTGGCTGACCGGCGCGTGA
- a CDS encoding DUF3117 domain-containing protein, with amino-acid sequence MAAMKPRTGDGPMEAVKEGRLIIVRVPLEGGGRLVVSVNDAEAKELYDVLGGVVNPA; translated from the coding sequence ATGGCGGCCATGAAGCCACGCACCGGAGACGGGCCTATGGAGGCTGTGAAGGAGGGTCGGCTGATCATCGTGCGGGTACCGCTCGAGGGCGGCGGACGCCTTGTCGTCTCGGTGAACGATGCTGAGGCCAAGGAGCTCTACGACGTGCTCGGCGGCGTCGTCAACCCGGCCTGA
- a CDS encoding O-methyltransferase — MSERDLNWKYVDESVVESEAVARARQQSMELGIDPVSPAVGAQLAVVSAAARAESIIEIGTGVGVSGLWMLQAARGALLTSIDTENEYLQAARENFADAGVAAARVRLIAGRASEVLPRMNENSYDVVFVDADAGSVIEYVEHGLRLAKPTGSVLVARALWRGRVADPARRDDEATAFRALISELSASAAVATAVSPAGDGLLQIVKLGA, encoded by the coding sequence GTGTCCGAACGTGACCTGAACTGGAAGTACGTCGACGAATCCGTCGTCGAGAGCGAGGCCGTCGCCCGCGCGCGCCAGCAGTCCATGGAGCTCGGCATCGATCCCGTCTCGCCCGCCGTGGGCGCGCAGCTCGCGGTCGTCTCCGCTGCAGCGCGCGCCGAGTCGATCATCGAGATCGGCACCGGCGTCGGCGTCTCGGGCCTGTGGATGCTGCAGGCCGCCCGCGGCGCCCTGCTCACCTCGATCGACACCGAGAACGAGTACCTCCAGGCGGCGCGCGAGAACTTCGCGGACGCCGGCGTGGCCGCCGCCCGTGTGCGACTCATCGCCGGGCGCGCGAGCGAGGTGCTCCCCCGCATGAACGAGAACTCCTACGACGTCGTCTTCGTCGACGCCGACGCCGGCTCGGTGATCGAGTACGTCGAGCACGGCCTCCGGCTCGCGAAACCGACCGGGTCGGTGCTCGTGGCCAGGGCCCTGTGGCGCGGGCGCGTGGCCGATCCCGCGCGCCGCGACGACGAGGCGACGGCGTTCCGGGCGCTGATCTCCGAGCTGTCGGCCTCCGCGGCCGTGGCCACGGCGGTCTCGCCCGCCGGCGACGGGCTGCTGCAGATCGTCAAGCTCGGCGCCTGA
- a CDS encoding sec-independent translocase — MFGLTFEKLLIIGVIAVFLLGPERLPHYAAQLGKFVRSVRDFANGAKDRMREEMGPEFDDVDWQKLDPRQYDPRRIIRDALSDGDPFAEPAAAPVVARAAVNENSAYLQRKRKREALGAGDAAPFDSEAT, encoded by the coding sequence GTGTTCGGTCTGACGTTCGAGAAACTCCTCATCATCGGGGTGATCGCCGTGTTCCTGCTCGGCCCCGAACGCCTGCCCCATTACGCGGCCCAGCTCGGCAAGTTCGTGCGCTCGGTGCGCGACTTCGCGAACGGTGCGAAGGACCGCATGCGCGAGGAGATGGGCCCCGAGTTCGACGACGTCGACTGGCAGAAGCTCGACCCGCGTCAGTACGACCCTCGGCGCATCATCCGCGATGCCCTGAGCGACGGCGACCCGTTCGCCGAGCCGGCGGCGGCGCCCGTCGTCGCGAGAGCCGCGGTCAACGAGAACTCCGCATACCTGCAGCGCAAGCGCAAGCGCGAGGCCCTGGGCGCGGGCGATGCGGCCCCGTTCGACTCCGAAGCGACCTGA